The following DNA comes from Polycladomyces subterraneus.
TCCGGGTACGTGCTAACCGGGTGGGACGGGCTGATGACACAGCCCTAGCTTGAGGGTTGCCCGAAACAGAAATGGACTGAGGGCGTTAACCACTCAAGAATCCCACGGCTTTAGCCGTGTGGAGTGTCAACAGATACGGTTCATGGTTTGGATCACGTTTGGAGGGACCTTCCTTTCCGAAACAACACTTGCGCTGGTGAATATGTCTAGGGTTCGGGAGATGTCCGATCTGTCTTCCAAAGTTGGCCGGCCCACGGCAAAACCACTTGGATTTACTCCACCGGCATTTTGGTGACCGCAAAGTCGAGGACCTTTACCAACCACGTCAGCGGGGTTCTGGGCCCCGGCTGTTTTATGCTGTAGTTGAATGTCATGATGTTCACTTTGTCTGCATCTCGGCCAAGGTATTGCCAGTCTTGGGCGAGCTGCCCGGACCATCTTCCCGGTTCCCGTGTCTTGGGAAAGACGGAGATGTGCAGTTGTTTTCGCTTGGCGTGCAAATTCCGGGCGATAAGCGCGACAAAGTCAGACAAACGCTCCCGGTCCTCGGCGAGGAGCGGCTCCAAATTTAATTCCACACCGTCGATCCGTTGCTGTTCGGCTCATTGGTCGATTCGTTTAGCCAAGATACTTCGGTGGTCTGCCGTTGCCAACCAGTAATGCAGACGCTTGGGATCCCCCCCCCCGTTTCCCAAAGAATAGATGATTTCGATCCGATGTTGTCGTGCCAGTGTCAGGGCTTTTTCGTTCGCTCTCGCCGAAGGAGTGAGACCGATGGTACCGTCCGGCTTTAGTTCGTACCGAAAGAAATACACTGTGTCTATGGAGGCAGTATGTTGTTGAAAGGAAGTGATGGCTGCATCCGTTTGCCAATACGATATATAAACGGCCACCCTTGGACGGATAGTAGATGCTGGCGGGTTCACGGTCGGCGGCGCGACAACAGGTGGTGACGAGCGGGATCTCCTAATATGGTCTGATGAGGGATGCTGATCGGTTGAATGCCGAATGCCAGCGGTTATGTAACGGTGGTGGTACCGGTTTTTTTACATCCAAGTTGGGGAAGGGCCCAGATTCATTGTCCGTGTCTCCCCAATCATCCTCTTCTTCCCAACCGTACGGTTGATCTCCTCCGGCAAACGATCGGGTTGAAGACGGGTTGGAAGGGATGTGCTGCGGTTTTGCCGCCTTTACCAGAGGGACTCATCGGTTATCGCGTATAGAACTACCACACTTGATGTACCTGCGATCAACATAAAGAACAAAACAGTCCAAGGGTAAAGGATAAGCCCCGCCACTGCCACGATCGCTGTTTCTCGGGTGGAGATAGCGGCTTCGGGATATAAATCATAATCATTCCGCATGGTGCTATCCTCTTAAAAAATGGGTTCATGTCCATCATAATGAAACAGATCTGTGGACAATTGTGCCAAAGGACCTATTTTTGTTCCTGGTTTTCATGGAAGGAAAAGGGATTCTTCGTATCGTAATAAGCGGTAGTGGAAAAAAGGGGGAGCTTTCATGTGGAAAATGTGGTGTGGGCTGTTGTTGGCGGTTTTGTTGTGGGGAACGGCAGAAACCGGGCAGATGATTCCCCAGGCACAGGCAGAGGCAAGAAAGGCAGCGATGCTGGCGGACTATGCCATGGAAATCAGAGAGAAAACGCCACGGTCCGATGGGATTTACCATGTGGATACGCCCGCTATGATTCAACGGTTGAAGGAATTGAATATCAATACCTATTATTACCTGGTGTGGCATGAGCGGACTGATTGGGATGATTTTGTGCATGAATTCATGCCTGCAGCTCAGAAAGCGGGTATTCGCGTCATTGTTTATCTGGTCCCGCCGACAGAATCTACGGGGACGAGAAAATCGTATCCGTATGTAACAGATTATCTCGCATGGGCACGGGCGATTGCGGAGATGTCGAAGCAATATCCCAATCTGATCGGTTGGGCGATTGACGATTTCAGTCACAACCTCGATTTCTACACCCCTGCATATATGGAACAGATGAAGGAGACCGCAAAAAGCATCAATCCCGATCTGCAGTTTTACCCTGTCATGTATTCGGTGGCGTTGAACGAGGATTTCCTGAAAACGCACGGTGCTTATATTGACGGAGTTATTTTGGCTTACCGGGATGACCCTTACCGAAACACGCAAATCTGGGCGACCGAACCGGCGCAAATTGAACAGGCGAGCGCGCTCACTCAAAAATACGGATTGGACCTGATTTGGATGGTGTACGCGTCCAAATTGTCCCGCACGCCGGCCAATCCCAGTCCCGTTTATGTGCGGGAGGTGTTGCAGACGGCGCTGGACGCAGTGCGGGACGGGAAGATGGATGGAGTGGTCACCTACTCGTTGGCCAAGGAAAATCTGGCCGAACCGGAGGATCAGAAAGCGGCCGACGGAAATGGTTATCTCAGTTTCTTCGTTCCTGCTGCGGTAGCCACCCAACCTGGTGATCATGTGGATGCCACGCAAACGATCCGTTCGGTACCCGGTCAGACGGATTCGTACAAGCTCACCTTTCGGACAATGGACGAAGGACCAAATGCTCCCGGATATCATGTAAAGCAGCTGCTGATCGACGGGCAGGTCGTTTGGGAAGAGGACGTCGCAACGGAACTGACCGATCTCAAATGGCGGGAGATCAGCCTCGATTTGACGCCGTATCTGAAAGGGAAGTCCAAAGCGACGCTGACATTTCGGCTGATCGAAAAAAATAGCGTCAACAACTATTGGACCAATGTCGGTTTCGATTCGATCCGTACGGAAGGGTTTAAACTGGACAATCCCGAATTTGAAACCGATGCAGGTTGGACGATCGAACGGGATATGCCCCGTTTGATCGGTGAAATCCTGCATTATGACCCCGAACGGCAAGCGCATACCTTTCATCATGTCAACACCACGTATTTGACATACGGTTTGTTTGATGACATCCGATTGGCACATATTGACGAAGAAGTGAAAAGCAATCTGGTGACCACCGCCGAAAATGCGATGGATTACTATTTCTCCGAAGAAATCGGCAACGCACTGAATCAACTGGAAGCGTTGGAAAACAAGATTTCGGCACAAGCGGGCAAGGAGATCCCTCAGGAGACGGCAGATGCGTGGTTGAAGAAAATTGATGCTATCCGCGGGTTATACCAGACACAGTAAAAAGAGCAAAAATTTTTTGTTATATATTTTCAGTATAGAAGGATTTGATAGAATAAACGAAGTATTGTATATAGTCCAATGATATCAAAATTGGGGGGGACAGGATGCGCAGCCGAACTCGAGTGTTGTTCGCAGTGTTGTTGGCCGTTCTGCTCACAGTTACCGGTGTTTCCGTACCGGCTTCCGCATGGTATGATCCTTCCAGCGATCAGACGGTGGTCAGGTCGGGAGAAGACGGGTATTACTTTGTCGAGTTGAGCGATCCTGCCATCGCGGAGTACAACGGTGGAATCCAGGGATACGCCAAGACGAAGCCCGAGGCGGGTCACAAGATCAGCATCCAGTCCGAAGCCGTGCAATCTTATGCCAATCGATTGAAGAGCGAGCAAGATGCGGTGAAAAATTGGCTTCGGAGAAAGGCGCCCAAAGCACGGGTCGTGACAGAATATGAGATCACTTTGAACGGTTTGGCCGTCAAAACCAACGGCACCGACCCGAGTATCCTGCGTCAGGCACCTGGAGTCAAGCGGGTGGTCAAAAGCATCAAGTACCGCCCGGCAATGGATGTGAGCCACGAGATCATCAACGACATCCCGATGTGGAAATCCGGATATGACGGGAAAGGGATCAAAGTGGCGGTCATCGACAGCGGGATCGACGCCAAGCACCCCTTTCTCACCGATCCTGATCTGAAAACGCCTGAAGGCTTCCCCAAAGGGGACACCCGTTTTACCAGCAAAAAGGTGATCGTCGCACGGGTTTACTCTCCGGACCCGACCAAAACACCTGAAGCGATCGACAGTCACGGCACACACGTTTCGGGAACGATCGCCGGCATCGCGAATTACCAAGATCCGTCCGGTGTTGCGACGAAGCCTTTAAGCGGTGTCGCGCCGAAGGCATATCTGGGTAACTACAACGTGTTTCCGTGCAGCGATTGCGAAGCGGATAGCATCTATATCGCCAAAGCGGTGGAGGACGCGGTACGGGATGGCATGGATGTGGCGAATCTGAGCTTGGGCGGCCCGGCTGAACCGGGGTTTGACCTGCTGGCAGAAGTGGTCAACGCGGCTGTCGATGCTGGGATGGTCACCGTCATCTCCGCAGGGAACGAAGGACCTGGACCGATGACTATCGGTTCTCCCGGAACAGCGGACAAGGTGATCACGGTTGCCGCTGTGACCAACAAGCACTTTATCGGGTTACCGATCAAAGTGACGGTGGACGGAGTGGAGAAAACTCTGCCGGCCGGCTCTTCCGCACCTGGCGGACAAATCCAGACACGGGTGGCAGCGCCGCTGGCCGTCGTCACTGATGACAATGGTACAGCCTGTCAGGGAATCACAGCCGATCTCACCGGCAAAATCGCCGTGATCAAGCGTGGTGGATGCACGTTTACGCAAAAAGCTGCAGCGGCTCAGGAAAAGGGAGCTGTCGGCGTGATTTTGATAAACAAC
Coding sequences within:
- a CDS encoding S8 family serine peptidase codes for the protein MRSRTRVLFAVLLAVLLTVTGVSVPASAWYDPSSDQTVVRSGEDGYYFVELSDPAIAEYNGGIQGYAKTKPEAGHKISIQSEAVQSYANRLKSEQDAVKNWLRRKAPKARVVTEYEITLNGLAVKTNGTDPSILRQAPGVKRVVKSIKYRPAMDVSHEIINDIPMWKSGYDGKGIKVAVIDSGIDAKHPFLTDPDLKTPEGFPKGDTRFTSKKVIVARVYSPDPTKTPEAIDSHGTHVSGTIAGIANYQDPSGVATKPLSGVAPKAYLGNYNVFPCSDCEADSIYIAKAVEDAVRDGMDVANLSLGGPAEPGFDLLAEVVNAAVDAGMVTVISAGNEGPGPMTIGSPGTADKVITVAAVTNKHFIGLPIKVTVDGVEKTLPAGSSAPGGQIQTRVAAPLAVVTDDNGTACQGITADLTGKIAVIKRGGCTFTQKAAAAQEKGAVGVILINNTDGDPTAMLVEESVTIPMVMVSMNDGDWILKGQSASAVLEPLPEREFLTTNDSYIANFSSRGPTVNYTLKPDVAAVGVNVYSSVVGGGLASYNGTSMSAPHVAGAAALLQQAHPDWTPQDIKAALIGTGRDPKSAANPLEVGGGIIDVAAANKPVALANPASLSFKIVPPNGQNSSKTMQVTVKNTTKTKQTYYIIVDNKGNVKTSATYLTVNPGAEGTFKVTVSGKGKTVGLDYTGYITLLAKNGKKIRIPYHYRVDHN